The Pieris napi chromosome 9, ilPieNapi1.2, whole genome shotgun sequence genomic sequence CCGCAGTGGTAGGTGTGACTCATGACTGTTCAGTGTTCACATCTCGTATCTTATCATTAATCGCAAATTATCAGTGCTTTGCCCCGCATTCCTTCCCCCGGAGCGCGTCACTTTTCACATGACACAATTAACTACTCGAAACAATTGAATACAtggtaataaaaacaaataaaacacgatGTCAATTTAATCACCTAAATGTTGGCTTATCTCGTCGTACTATCTtgtatgataaataaaatcaatcacTCAATTGttcaacatttatttattaagattgAGAGTTATGAAGGTCCGGTGACCGgtgcaaaaatatataactgtgCCGCGAGCAGTACACAACGATAAACATCTACGACACATtcaacaaaattactttttattattcctATTATAGTAATACTATCGCGAAGCACCGCGATCGGCGGCTCCCAACTTCACATCACTGTATGATATGACATCGtagatactattatatattacactaTACCACAAAGGCCTACAGAATCAGTTTCTCTAATATCTCTTGATATTTAACATCAGAAGGCGCCATAAGATATGCCGTCGTTTTCTAGTGTTTAATACACAATCTGCTTTCTATCAGCGGCAGTACCCAATCTGTTATAAGGTTCGATGTAGGGAATCAAGTAAACAGGTCCATCTCGTATGATGTCTCACTGATGTATTAAATGATGAATCATTTATGAGTGACATCATTATTTTAGAATGTGCGTTAAGACGCTAGCGATTCGGCATTGGGTACATTTACACCCAGTCATAAAATATTGCCTTTTAATATagctttttatataagtattttaaaatagcacATTTAATGGTAACATTAAAATCTATACATATGTAAAGCAACACTTAAGTATCCTATCAGATAATAGGTATAGAATtctatcttaataatattatacatttagttACATTTTTTCTACGTTcataattataacatttttttaaataatttttaaacatctTCAATTAATTAGTTTGAGGTTACATTACTatctaatgtttatttaactaCAAAGTAAAGTAGGTATTtcctttttactttttatagtaaatCGCTATTgaggtaatattaaatattgaaatatattaaaatactaaccaaatctgatttaatataaaaaatatgattacattattatatctgaattttaaacaataaataaaatgggaTGTGCTGTAGCCGGGTATGCAATCTCGAGTCGAGATCGTTAATTTGAGATCTCGTGGGATAAAGAATTACAATCTCGCGTGGTATTTTCTAGATCTCTGAACCCTAGATATTTAGGAGTGATTTTGGAAATAACTTCTTAAGAAGCTAGCGAGTATCGATACTGGTGTCTGTAACCGAagtgtaaaaatatacctactcATACtcatataaagaaattaacttTTCTGATACTACAGCCACTTAATCTCGTTAATCCTACGCGATCTTGTCAAAAGTGTCGAGATTGATCTCGCGGGATCGAGTTTGCATACACTAGCTATAGTAAACATTGCCAACATTTGGAATAGagcacaataataaaataactataaatataatttttaacaagttGCTACAAAACATGTACGTTTCAGAACTCTCGTGTCCGGCAGTGTCGTTTATCGGTAAGAGCCAGGCTGTTCACTGAGGAAGGGGTTGGCGGGCGACGGTGCAGGAGGACCACCTCCCGGCACGCTTAAGCTCTCCCCGCCACTGTAGTTCTGCAACGAAAACACGGATAAGTAACATACCTATAAtgtagttaataattatacgGATATACTGTATTACACTCTACCTGCGTGGCACCATAGTTGTCATGGTGTGCGAGATCAGAGAGGCGCGTGGACGACAGTGCACGTGGCAGTGGAGCTGAGGGCACCCCGTGTGGTGCTAACACGCCTGCTTCCGCAAAAGCGCGCGCCTCTTCCTCGCTGTCGACGCCGGCACCACCGGCTCCAGTCGCAACGTCACCCGCATCACGGAAGTTAACGAAAGCAAACGCCGCCAGTGCTACTGCACACAGCAATCCGTAGCCGGCAAAGGTACGCGTAGTGCCCCACTTAGCGACGGCGATGCCGCCGATTACAGCGCCACAACCCCGTCCCAGCCCGTGGTGCAGCCCTTGAAGTACACCCTGCGCGGACGAGCGAAGACCCGGAGGAGAGCCGTGTGCAATGTACGAACAACACGCTGCCCACACTGCCGCATGCGTGACCCCCTGTACAAACTCAAACGGTAGCACCCACCAGGGGTCTGACAGCCAGGAAATGTACAAGAACCGCACAACATTGCCGGCTAGCCCCAGACACAGCACCTGCGAAATATTCCGTGTTAATACTTCCTTCAAGAGCTTCCGTAGACCATCGTATTTCAGAGGATAGTCTTAGACCGTTTACCTTTACGTGGCCCATTTGTGTGATGAGCTTAAAGCTGAAGAAATAGGCAAATATTTCCGAAATGTGATTGATGACTGACGCCACCCCGAACAGAGTAGGTGAGCCTCCGATATCCTAAAACGTACATTAGAACGAGGTTTATTACCGGATTGTTactatgttttaataaaatgaattaaaacatGTCAATACTATTATGATTATTGAGAGCAAGCTATGTCAACCTGTAATTTCGTTTAAGCATTTTACTTGAAATTGTCACTTTAACGAAAAGTAAGGGATAAATTTGTTGGCTGACCTTtgttttaatctaataaattattacttatttaaagattgataGATAATTTCTCTAACACCGCCTTACCTGAAGATGCCAAAAGAGGAACGTAAATATTAGGCCAATGCCGAAGCCCATAAACCAGGCAACGAGTAAAAAGGAGGCAGCCTTGACGTTTTGGAATTGGCGCAGCACGGTGACCCACTCTGGCATCTCGCGGGTGGTCTGCGCAAATACTTTGGCGTGGTGTAGTGGTTGTGGCGGGGGCTGTGGGTCAGGTGCACTCGTATCCAGACCCGGTAGTTGCAGCTGCGCCGCGAGTTGCGCTTGCATTTGTGCCTCTCGAGTTAGCTCGCTAGTTACTATTACCGGCGGTTCAACTTCGTTTTCGAAGCTCGATGGTTCATATTTGAATCGGATCTGGGTGGCGGTTACGAGTGCGGCACCCATAAGTACAGAGAAGGTTGCAAAGCAGATGGTATAATTCTTCTCGTAACGCTGCGGGCCACCGCACGGGTGTGTGCTGAAGGCGGTGCTGTGGTCCAGCGCGATGCCGACGAAGAACATAGCGAGACCCCAACCCAATGACCCGAACATGCGCTGGTGCCCATACCTACCAtgaacaatataattaatgaaatcgCCAGACAAAACATAACTAGATCGGGCGACTTACACAAATTCGTAAACTAGAAGAAAATCAAAGAGTCTTTAATCAAAAACtcttatttatgaaataagttttaataaatgttcaaCTTTTCcaaatacagcaaaaatttttataaaaatcatgatttgtttataagttagtgataaaaaatataaagaccTGTCGGCGTCTTCGCCCAGCAAGGTAATAACCGCTGAGTCGGCGAGTGTGATGGCTGGAGCACTAAAGAACTCTCCGATGACCACGAGAAGCAGGAGCAGGAAGAAGGTCTTCTGAATATTAGGCGTAGTATAAACGATAAAGGAGTGCAGTGGTGTCACCCAGTCTGAATTGGCGGAGGGGTCATAGTTTTCTGCGTCGGAGACGGGCAACGGTGAGCCTGAGCTCGACCCAACAGGTGTACGGAAAGATTGAGGAACCGGCGGAGCGTCCGCGTCGTACCGTGGGGGTGCCAGTACGTAAGCCGAGCTGTTGACCGGTTGAACGCATGCCACTGCGCCTGGCTGTACCCAACTCAGTGGCAATGTGAATATAATCCACGCGCCAAGCGAGGCTAATAGAAGTGTGCGTCCCTTCTGCCAACGGTCTGCGAGTCCCCCCCAGAACGGTGCTGAGAGAAATTCAACAAATGGCCTCGTGCCGATCAGCAGCCCGCATTGCCCGGCATTCATACCCATCTGCTTGAAGTAAACACCCATCAAAGGAAAAAGGGAGCCGAAGGCAGAGTAGAAGAAGAAGTAAAAAGTCTTGACAGTGAGCAGTTCGGGGTCAACAGTGCCGGCGCCACACATCAGCTCTAGTAGGTCGTTACGGCCGCGCACTTTGTGCGTGGCGTCTTTTGGCGCCGGGTACCTGCAATAgattatttcttataacttCTTTAGTGTATACAACAGTTTAATTTAGCCATCGCATTGTAACAAGACTTCGtagataatatgttttttattgatgTAACAAGCCGCAAACAGTTTGGAGACTCatatgatgttaagtgataccgttgcccatagacacccacaTTGCCAGAGAGCCAGTGCGTTGTCGCCCTGTTCAGAAATTccctttataattttttaaattgactttaaaaaagGAAGCTTTTAGTTTGACCTGTATGTAGGCACGAATATGTGATAGAATAGTTAAAATACGGTAATATTTCCAAGCAAGTGTGCTAAATTGCGTAAGTTTATGTATATTCAATTGGCCAATCATCTTTTGGAAACTTAGTCGAGATGATCCTTCATTTAGATGAGTTTATTTCAGCCATCcaagattaattaatataggaTCAATAGTGGTTAAGATTGTGTAGTTTAAGTGTATAATGTTGGCATAATTCATGTCGGTATAATTTTCGTAAATTATTGCTTTTATGAAACCTTCTTGGAAAATACCTACCcactacaatttttaaaaaaatatagtttattttacagtagtcaatattttttataacctcTAAACTAGTTCAAAACTTATCAAAAATTCCATCACCATTCTAATTATGATTAAGTCAATTAACGCAACTTAGTGATATTATAagtatgttaataaataataaataaatgacttttttatattgtttctgTTTTGTGCACCACACCCCtcacaaaaatatttgatattgatAAAGGGCCctataaaaacacttttttcacAAGAACAATAGTAGCTAGTACTGAGAACTACTTTACACCCGTTTAAAGTATGTCATTGTAGCACTCTTCTAAGTAGTCTTGACGCCTTTGTGATGACTCTAAAGGAATAGGACTTTTAGTCCGTCCTATTCCTTTACGAATAATGTATTGAATGggaataatgtattattattatttgcataAAATGAAATCGCGGTAGTACGGTAGGTAGGCTTAAGGCttcattgttaaaaaataaatttgtgtaGCTTTTTAGCTATGTTACATGTGGTGTACATGCGCAATTATAAGTGTTGTCCACCTGAAAACGAAGTCAACAAAAGCTTTGGGAAAGATGATGTAAAGTTATACTCATAGATAGTATAATTTCCATATAATACCATTGTGCAAATTGACAAATAAACACACCATGAAGAAAATGTCTTTTAGATATCGTTTAAAACCTAAGTTATAAgtagataatataaatttataaacctACTCATTGCTTATAACAATGACATTGATGACTAAGGTTTAGACAGAGGAATGGAAGAATGTATTTATGAGGTTTCAAGTCAACTGAAAACGAATATCAAGTGGTAAAATGGCGCCCATTTAGGAATTTTTAGCATTAGTAATCAAGTGTGAGGGGTCATTCGGGGGCGGCGGTGGAGCGGCAGGCTCACCTGGTGGTATCGACTTCCCCAAACTCTTCGGGGTTGACGAGGGGCCTCACGGCGGGCGCCGGCCCGGCCACTTCACCTAGCTGCGGCTCCATGGTGCGGCGCGCGACTGCCGCTTTTGGCCGCCGCCTCCCGAAGTGTCTGTCGATAGCGCCGCGCCGCCCAATGCGCCGGCGTGCGCAACCCTGATTACGTCCCTTAGCGACGCTGTCTCTTGCCCGGCTTTTATTATTGACCAACcagtttacataaaaatatttagttaagaTGATACAAGATGTCATTAAAAAGCAGAGATAATCATTGTATTTCAAACTTACCTAATAGGTGTTTAAGTTTCTTTTGTGCCATTTACCCTCTATGCTAAATCCCAATACACATGTAGGGGGTCAgagttatttcatttatatttttatgactaGGTATGCCATACAGACCTCGCTGGCTAGGAGTTCATTTAAGAAACATCTAACGAAATTGTATCAATAAACCATAATTGTATCGTAGCCTGTGCTTATGCTGTTATATTTAGTGTAGTTGTTGtgtatagtatttttaatgtttctttttaGTCAATATACGTGTGGGATTTCAAGAAACTACTCTTGCCTCTTAGCAGTAAGACCACTCTTTTACATCTACTGTGaacttttttattcttttttttgtgtgtaaataaagtgtttatcATTATCAGTCTTTTGCGTTTAAACTTTAGAGTCAatgtatttgtaatttgttATGGCTAACGATAGAACGTGTGTCTCAGAATCAAACCCGTGTAGGGACCTAGCTCCTAGGGGGCAACCCGCAACTGTTATTACACAGCTACTAATGTTGACGTATGAAACTCAACAACTACTataagggcctttacagctcagctcgggctgtttagTGTTTTGGCAAGTGTAGCTCGGCCTGATTCCTGAATGGGCGCTTTACCCGCGAAtagcgcaagggcgtctcctgtGAGACTCGAACCTTGGCTTGGGCGTTGGGCCGTCGCGGAGTGAACAGtcgcctgaagggcaggacggaCGCTCACTGGACTtggagtgagcgaagtacgcagttaggttaggtttttaaCCCTAatctgattttgatttttattataattggcCGCGCGGgcggcttttaatttattgttagctCCGGTAATTGGATCGTCCGGATCCGTTAGTGTGGGTGTCGGGGCCTCCTACGAGCCTTTTTTGCCGGGAAAGGGTAGTATCggtcttattatttttaatataatctatatatataaaaatgaaacccgttttccgttgtcacgacataacatgaaaacggcttgaccgatttgtctgattttttttgttgtgtttgtaattgtcaggagaaggttcttataaaagaaaaaaagaaaaaaattgcgcggaaaattagaaaatttaagaatacttaaccaccatacaatttcgaactttttgatgtaaccttatggcgtttgacataacattgacagaatgcgtgctgcaaatatcgtcaaagaggatgtaagaaaaatgaatatcgtttaaaataaatgcttcgatcggagttattatattgataatattataatatgcgagccagaaaaacaaacaaagaatgttgtataacataaagcattagaataataaacactttgtttctgaaatattttttaattaattataccaatttgaaatcaatattcatagttaaaacacgacaacgtctgtcgggtccgctagtaaaacaataaaaaatgattgACTGTTTATTTAGTACGTCAGCGCGGGGTCGGTGTAGTGTGTCGCGCGAGGCGCATGCTTGCTGTATGCATTGATGAGCGTCGCGCACTGTTTCGTCTGTTCGAGGGTGAGCGCAACCGTTCTCGCCCTTCTTCAGAGCGCACTGATCCTGAGTGAGGTGACGTCGAGCGATCTGAGCCAGGTGACGCAGACGCTAAGCGAGGAGAATCACGCGGAGGAGTGAGAGGTCCGCGTACTGGTTTT encodes the following:
- the LOC125052337 gene encoding major facilitator superfamily domain-containing protein 6, whose product is MEPQLGEVAGPAPAVRPLVNPEEFGEVDTTRYPAPKDATHKVRGRNDLLELMCGAGTVDPELLTVKTFYFFFYSAFGSLFPLMGVYFKQMGMNAGQCGLLIGTRPFVEFLSAPFWGGLADRWQKGRTLLLASLGAWIIFTLPLSWVQPGAVACVQPVNSSAYVLAPPRYDADAPPVPQSFRTPVGSSSGSPLPVSDAENYDPSANSDWVTPLHSFIVYTTPNIQKTFFLLLLLVVIGEFFSAPAITLADSAVITLLGEDADRYGHQRMFGSLGWGLAMFFVGIALDHSTAFSTHPCGGPQRYEKNYTICFATFSVLMGAALVTATQIRFKYEPSSFENEVEPPVIVTSELTREAQMQAQLAAQLQLPGLDTSAPDPQPPPQPLHHAKVFAQTTREMPEWVTVLRQFQNVKAASFLLVAWFMGFGIGLIFTFLFWHLQDIGGSPTLFGVASVINHISEIFAYFFSFKLITQMGHVKVLCLGLAGNVVRFLYISWLSDPWWVLPFEFVQGVTHAAVWAACCSYIAHGSPPGLRSSAQGVLQGLHHGLGRGCGAVIGGIAVAKWGTTRTFAGYGLLCAVALAAFAFVNFRDAGDVATGAGGAGVDSEEEARAFAEAGVLAPHGVPSAPLPRALSSTRLSDLAHHDNYGATQNYSGGESLSVPGGGPPAPSPANPFLSEQPGSYR